One part of the Helicobacter cetorum MIT 99-5656 genome encodes these proteins:
- a CDS encoding rhodanese-like domain-containing protein, with product MLEDYAISLEEVNFDDFVVVDVRELDEFEELHLPNAVHISMNEPNKLTKFLEEHKNQKVLLHCKAGLRALNAAKSMHDLGYTPYYLEGNVYDFEKYGFKMVYNDTSLSGKPC from the coding sequence ATGCTTGAAGATTATGCAATCAGTTTAGAAGAAGTCAATTTTGATGATTTTGTAGTGGTAGATGTGCGTGAATTAGATGAATTTGAAGAATTACACTTGCCTAATGCAGTGCATATTAGCATGAACGAACCAAACAAGCTCACAAAATTTTTAGAAGAACATAAAAACCAAAAAGTTTTACTCCATTGTAAGGCAGGTTTGAGGGCTTTAAATGCGGCTAAGAGCATGCATGACTTAGGCTACACACCCTATTATCTAGAGGGCAATGTCTATGACTTTGAAAAATATGGCTTTAAGATGGTTTATAATGACACTTCTTTGAGTGGCAAGCCTTGCTAG
- the hemW gene encoding radical SAM family heme chaperone HemW, with protein sequence MILYIHIPFCDNKCGYCAFNSYENKHELKEEYVKALCLDLKHALGQTDEKIESIFIGGGTPNTLNVKSFESIFESIYQNARLTTDCEITTEANPELISKAWCESLRDLGINRISLGVQSFREDKLLFLERKHSKNIAPIIEIITKSKIKNISIDLIYNTPLDNELSLKEELKLAKELPINHLSAYALSIEKNTSLEKNAKKSSNINYDKVVKGALESFSFKQYEVSNYARDYKVKHNLAYWGAKDYLGCGAGAVGCVNNERFYAKKIIENYIKDPLKRQVELLNSQDKRLEKLFLGLRCELGVELSLLDKNKVGLLVKENKAFIKDNQLVASDFFMADEMALWLL encoded by the coding sequence ATGATACTATATATTCATATCCCTTTTTGCGATAATAAATGCGGATATTGTGCTTTCAACTCGTATGAAAATAAGCACGAATTAAAAGAAGAGTATGTAAAAGCGTTATGCCTAGATTTAAAGCATGCCCTAGGGCAAACAGATGAAAAAATTGAAAGCATTTTTATTGGTGGTGGCACGCCTAATACCTTGAATGTTAAATCTTTTGAGAGTATTTTTGAGAGTATTTATCAAAATGCACGCCTAACTACAGATTGCGAGATAACCACCGAAGCTAATCCTGAGCTGATTTCTAAAGCGTGGTGTGAGAGTTTAAGAGATTTGGGAATTAATCGTATAAGCTTAGGGGTGCAAAGTTTTAGAGAAGATAAATTATTGTTTTTGGAACGCAAACACTCCAAAAATATCGCCCCTATTATAGAAATTATTACAAAAAGTAAGATTAAAAATATTAGTATTGATTTGATTTATAACACCCCCTTAGACAACGAACTATCTTTAAAAGAAGAATTAAAACTTGCTAAAGAACTTCCTATCAATCATTTGAGTGCCTATGCTTTAAGTATTGAAAAAAATACGAGTTTAGAAAAAAACGCTAAAAAATCATCTAACATTAATTATGATAAGGTGGTTAAAGGCGCTTTAGAAAGCTTTTCTTTCAAGCAATACGAAGTGTCTAATTATGCTAGAGATTACAAGGTCAAACATAATTTAGCTTACTGGGGGGCTAAAGATTATTTAGGGTGTGGGGCTGGGGCTGTAGGCTGTGTGAATAATGAGCGATTTTATGCTAAAAAAATCATAGAAAACTATATTAAAGACCCCCTAAAACGCCAAGTTGAGTTACTGAATTCACAAGATAAGCGATTAGAAAAGCTGTTTTTAGGCTTAAGGTGTGAGCTAGGAGTTGAATTGAGTTTATTAGATAAAAATAAAGTGGGGCTTTTAGTCAAAGAAAATAAGGCTTTTATCAAAGATAATCAATTAGTAGCGAGCGATTTTTTTATGGCTGATGAAATGGCTTTATGGTTGCTATAG
- the crcB gene encoding fluoride efflux transporter CrcB: protein MNLVFLFAALGGAIGSSLRYFVGKMMPSKFLMFESFPLGTFTVNLVGCFVIGFMGHLAAEKVFGDKFGIFFVTGVLGGFTTFSSYGLDTLKLLQKSQYIEALSYALGTNILGLICVAIGWFLAKNFVGLN, encoded by the coding sequence ATGAATTTGGTCTTTTTATTTGCCGCTCTAGGGGGGGCTATAGGGAGTTCATTGAGGTATTTTGTAGGTAAAATGATGCCTAGCAAGTTTTTAATGTTTGAGAGCTTTCCTTTAGGGACTTTCACGGTAAATCTTGTGGGGTGCTTTGTCATAGGCTTTATGGGGCATTTAGCCGCTGAAAAAGTCTTTGGCGATAAATTTGGGATTTTCTTTGTAACCGGAGTTTTAGGGGGCTTTACGACCTTTTCTTCCTATGGGCTTGACACTTTGAAGCTTTTGCAAAAATCTCAATACATTGAAGCTCTTTCTTATGCTTTAGGCACAAATATTTTAGGGCTAATTTGTGTGGCAATCGGCTGGTTTTTGGCTAAAAACTTTGTAGGCTTAAATTAA
- a CDS encoding TrbG/VirB9 family P-type conjugative transfer protein, which yields MRLKTYSIALLFLALNANEPNNPLNNSLEQPNISATFPSSSSSEPNNLPNPMRNATPPSPNVFDSPSQAPMPNDDSAKALSASGIDESKFKEDEDIEQAKKMIDLHAIQNSFFDKDRLLQDNHLNILYNAGDTYRIRLRYAMTTTFIFDEDNIIYVSLGDPTGFEVSYPNNEQYALNNVLIIKPLLIGVDSNLTIIGSSGKVYTFYIFSTTFTSKKNPLLSVFVSSNRKIGTIDVGDKNKKKAQANGIKTNTLFANDSFKKIDYSSKEIDDGKFIKIGDEVNHIYIEKSKISRGYIQKPKSKRTWWSLWLYKRPLKPSKDIQAFDIFDDGKYTYFKFNRDLSVFKFPYPYKVVDKYDSPINSKIVGNYIIAEDVSDKWTLRLGDEYVCVHKLKYEQYIKYLKSNLRTNERLDNKDFLSQIKQINPKLERQKAVQKIKDYVSNPKPKITKQIEKPTQKTLYKTKKGIKHCPTLCPPIEKKKTIQEKITPQKLISLKQRQNNEC from the coding sequence ATGCGTTTAAAAACCTATTCTATAGCTCTTTTATTCCTTGCTTTAAACGCAAATGAGCCTAATAACCCTTTGAATAATAGCTTAGAGCAACCTAATATATCCGCTACATTTCCTAGTAGCTCTAGTTCTGAGCCTAATAATTTACCAAATCCTATGCGTAATGCTACACCACCATCTCCTAATGTCTTTGATAGCCCTTCTCAAGCTCCTATGCCAAATGATGATAGCGCTAAAGCATTGAGTGCTAGTGGTATTGATGAAAGCAAGTTTAAAGAAGATGAAGACATAGAGCAAGCTAAAAAAATGATAGATTTGCATGCCATTCAAAATTCATTTTTTGATAAAGACAGACTTTTACAAGACAACCATTTAAACATTCTTTATAATGCTGGGGATACCTATAGAATTAGATTACGCTATGCCATGACAACAACCTTTATCTTTGATGAAGATAATATCATTTATGTGAGTTTGGGAGACCCCACAGGCTTTGAAGTCTCTTATCCTAACAACGAGCAATACGCTCTCAATAATGTTTTAATCATCAAACCTTTGCTTATTGGAGTAGATAGCAATCTAACTATAATTGGCTCTAGTGGTAAGGTTTATACTTTTTACATCTTTTCTACCACCTTTACAAGCAAAAAGAACCCCCTATTAAGCGTATTTGTGTCTAGCAATAGAAAAATAGGCACTATTGATGTAGGCGATAAAAACAAGAAAAAAGCCCAAGCAAATGGCATTAAAACTAACACTCTTTTTGCTAATGATAGCTTTAAAAAGATTGATTATTCTAGCAAAGAAATTGATGATGGCAAGTTCATTAAAATTGGCGATGAAGTTAATCATATCTATATAGAAAAATCAAAAATTAGTCGTGGCTATATCCAAAAGCCTAAAAGCAAACGCACTTGGTGGAGTTTATGGCTCTATAAACGCCCCCTAAAACCAAGCAAGGATATTCAAGCCTTTGATATTTTTGATGATGGCAAATACACTTATTTTAAATTTAATAGGGATTTATCTGTTTTTAAATTCCCCTATCCTTATAAAGTGGTGGATAAATATGATAGCCCCATCAATTCTAAAATTGTCGGCAATTACATTATTGCTGAAGATGTGAGCGATAAATGGACGCTTAGACTTGGCGATGAATATGTTTGCGTGCATAAACTCAAATACGAGCAATACATTAAATATCTCAAATCTAATTTACGCACTAACGAAAGACTGGATAATAAAGATTTTCTTTCTCAAATCAAGCAAATCAACCCTAAACTAGAAAGACAAAAAGCAGTTCAAAAAATTAAAGATTATGTGTCCAATCCCAAACCTAAAATCACTAAACAGATAGAAAAACCTACCCAAAAAACGCTTTACAAGACTAAAAAAGGTATTAAGCACTGCCCCACACTATGCCCGCCTATTGAAAAGAAAAAGACCATTCAAGAAAAAATAACCCCTCAAAAACTAATCTCCTTAAAACAAAGGCAAAACAATGAATGTTAA
- a CDS encoding RNA pyrophosphohydrolase, with protein MLHNKRYRPNVAAIIVSPSYPNTCEVFIAERVDIEGAWQFPQGGIDEGETPLEALYRELKEEIGTDKIEVLAQYPRWIAYDFPNNMEHKFYSFDGQKQRYFLVRLKHLESIDLNTHAPEFRAYQFIPLKDLLKKVAPFKRQVYRQVISHFKKEGYLGC; from the coding sequence ATGCTACATAATAAAAGATATCGGCCTAATGTTGCTGCCATTATCGTTTCACCAAGCTATCCTAATACATGCGAGGTTTTTATTGCAGAACGGGTGGATATAGAAGGAGCGTGGCAGTTTCCCCAAGGGGGCATTGATGAAGGCGAAACCCCCCTAGAAGCGTTGTATAGAGAGCTAAAAGAAGAAATCGGCACGGATAAAATAGAAGTTTTAGCTCAATACCCCAGATGGATTGCCTATGATTTCCCAAACAACATGGAGCATAAGTTTTATTCTTTTGATGGGCAAAAGCAACGCTATTTTTTAGTGCGCCTGAAGCATTTAGAAAGCATTGACTTAAACACACACGCCCCAGAATTTAGAGCCTATCAATTCATTCCTCTTAAGGATTTGCTTAAAAAAGTTGCCCCATTCAAACGCCAAGTGTATCGTCAGGTGATTTCTCATTTTAAAAAAGAAGGGTATTTAGGGTGTTAA
- a CDS encoding DNA transfer protein: MNFIEFLKNKASSMFFGALPKHYSMAEENNILGLYNDDFILTKKGNLVGMIALEGISYADLNDEQIAKLFNERVVAFNLISSDIEMKIIAKRRKAHFNKQYEHIKNHYAKTIINLWESNEEVYTNSYYLIFETKDTYLKGFLERKKQEWTTSIKEREQDNKQEPSIEEVKTSTSSNENTNNTNSEIKDSPTGTIADNKEETADNSVDTKTNEKQETNKESNTTEFATIKSSKKLTFINKETLLQSIINSFLQVLSPLKPKQMPSIEVLRFYGEYINGTYLPFKVHNGLLRDSYIASNVHFHKDYFIQEYNGHTTYNRFISIKAYDTDEITSVPLSTILSFKSDFDIIISVDALNKDKATSKIEEKRKRANEIIKPAIENLNNLVKTDRVLIEYVSLMVLLKATNKQELDKKSLEIVNTFKNHGLIAVHETINLKPIFFSFFPNRNNLNARKRLQSSDNVATMLMFDKEHNGRDRNSWGRMPLTMFKTQSQSLFLFNFHAQEVLKDTDMVLGHTMILGGTGAGKTTLMSFLILNCFKYNINILALDRLNGMRIMSEFLGAEYNNSENFALNPFSLEKSSENITFLSSWASYLIGLDENEQKDIENIKAIEKCVNDLYHNLYDTGTKFGLKDLKDSVVKTSNETISMQLDRAMDNPLFNQLENSLKFSQQLTAINMDSIVQNAKNASLIALILFHTMIYEAKKHAKGFFIFIDEARSYIENEVMMDKINLTLTQARKVNGVLALAFQDINQLDGMPNARSMVDNMAHIILFPTNNTDKLESYGINLTPSEKAFLTSPSNYKVLVKNKLDGTSNILDVNLSKLGKYLKILSSSAPSVAKLLELKQQYPNNYKERFLAYE; this comes from the coding sequence ATGAACTTTATTGAGTTTTTAAAGAACAAAGCCTCTTCAATGTTTTTTGGTGCATTACCCAAGCATTATTCTATGGCAGAAGAAAACAATATTTTAGGGCTTTATAATGATGATTTTATCCTTACTAAAAAGGGAAATCTAGTCGGTATGATAGCCTTAGAGGGAATTAGCTATGCCGATTTGAATGATGAACAAATTGCCAAACTCTTTAATGAAAGGGTTGTAGCTTTTAATCTCATTTCTAGTGATATAGAAATGAAAATCATAGCCAAGCGAAGAAAAGCGCACTTCAACAAGCAATACGAACATATCAAAAACCACTACGCTAAAACCATTATCAATCTATGGGAAAGCAATGAGGAAGTTTATACCAATAGCTACTATTTAATCTTTGAGACCAAAGACACTTATCTAAAAGGCTTTTTAGAAAGAAAAAAGCAAGAATGGACAACTTCAATCAAAGAAAGAGAGCAAGATAACAAGCAAGAACCAAGTATTGAAGAGGTAAAGACTAGCACCAGCTCTAATGAAAATACCAACAACACAAATTCTGAAATTAAAGACAGCCCTACTGGGACCATAGCTGACAACAAAGAAGAAACAGCCGACAATTCAGTTGACACTAAGACTAATGAAAAACAAGAAACCAACAAAGAGAGCAATACAACCGAATTTGCAACCATTAAATCTAGCAAAAAGCTAACCTTTATCAATAAAGAAACGCTTTTGCAATCTATTATCAACTCCTTTTTACAAGTTTTAAGCCCTCTAAAACCCAAGCAAATGCCAAGCATTGAAGTTTTAAGGTTTTATGGCGAGTATATCAATGGGACATACTTGCCCTTTAAGGTGCATAATGGTTTATTAAGGGATAGCTATATTGCCTCTAATGTGCATTTTCATAAGGACTACTTTATCCAAGAGTATAATGGGCATACGACCTACAATCGCTTTATTTCTATTAAAGCGTATGATACTGATGAAATCACTTCTGTGCCATTATCCACTATTTTAAGCTTTAAAAGTGATTTTGACATTATTATTAGCGTAGACGCTCTAAACAAGGACAAGGCAACAAGCAAAATTGAAGAAAAAAGAAAAAGGGCGAACGAAATTATTAAGCCCGCTATTGAAAATTTAAACAACCTAGTTAAAACTGATAGGGTTTTAATAGAATATGTGTCTTTAATGGTGCTTTTAAAGGCTACTAACAAGCAAGAGTTAGACAAAAAGAGCTTAGAAATTGTCAATACCTTTAAAAATCATGGGCTTATCGCTGTGCATGAAACTATCAATTTAAAGCCTATCTTTTTTAGTTTCTTTCCCAATAGAAACAATTTAAACGCCAGAAAGAGATTGCAAAGCTCTGATAATGTTGCCACTATGCTTATGTTTGACAAAGAGCATAATGGAAGAGACAGAAACTCTTGGGGAAGAATGCCCCTAACAATGTTTAAAACCCAATCTCAATCACTCTTTTTATTTAACTTTCACGCTCAAGAAGTGTTAAAAGACACGGATATGGTCTTAGGGCATACAATGATTTTAGGAGGCACAGGGGCAGGTAAAACCACTCTAATGAGCTTTTTAATTCTTAATTGTTTTAAATACAACATTAACATTCTAGCCCTAGATAGACTTAATGGCATGCGTATAATGAGTGAGTTTTTAGGCGCTGAATACAACAACTCAGAGAATTTTGCTCTCAATCCTTTTAGCTTAGAAAAATCTAGTGAGAATATTACCTTTTTAAGCTCTTGGGCAAGTTATTTAATCGGCTTAGATGAGAATGAGCAAAAAGACATAGAGAATATCAAAGCCATAGAAAAATGCGTGAATGATTTATATCATAATCTCTATGATACAGGCACTAAATTTGGCTTAAAAGATTTAAAAGATAGTGTTGTAAAAACGAGCAATGAAACGATTTCTATGCAATTAGATAGGGCTATGGATAACCCCTTATTTAACCAGCTAGAAAATAGTTTAAAATTTAGCCAACAGCTCACTGCTATCAATATGGATAGCATTGTGCAAAACGCTAAAAATGCCTCTCTTATTGCCCTTATACTATTTCACACCATGATTTATGAGGCTAAAAAACACGCTAAGGGCTTTTTCATTTTTATTGATGAGGCAAGAAGTTATATTGAAAATGAAGTGATGATGGATAAAATCAATCTCACTTTAACACAAGCTAGAAAGGTTAATGGGGTTTTGGCTCTTGCTTTTCAAGATATTAACCAGCTTGATGGAATGCCTAATGCAAGAAGTATGGTAGATAATATGGCGCATATTATCTTATTCCCCACAAATAACACTGACAAATTAGAAAGCTATGGCATAAACTTAACCCCTAGCGAAAAAGCCTTTTTAACTAGCCCTAGCAATTATAAAGTTTTAGTTAAAAACAAGCTTGATGGCACTTCTAATATCTTAGATGTGAATTTGTCTAAGCTCGGAAAATACCTAAAAATTCTTAGCTCTTCAGCTCCAAGTGTGGCAAAACTTTTGGAGCTAAAACAACAATATCCTAATAACTACAAAGAGAGGTTTTTAGCTTATGAATAA
- a CDS encoding TrbC/VirB2 family protein, translating to MLESLKHFKNQIKGISNRVNRLNLKTRLLLFSLLGINTLYAQGFSKFTNKFFTFLQSGEARSIIAIIIVFMFLYLIKNHDRWKEFILLWGSVMAGLIGVLNARTIASWLY from the coding sequence ATGTTAGAGAGTTTAAAACACTTCAAAAATCAAATTAAAGGCATCAGCAATAGAGTTAATCGTTTGAATTTAAAAACAAGGTTGCTTTTATTTTCACTATTAGGAATAAACACTTTATACGCTCAAGGTTTTTCAAAATTTACTAATAAGTTCTTCACATTCTTACAAAGTGGTGAAGCACGCTCAATTATAGCCATTATTATTGTGTTTATGTTTCTCTATTTGATTAAAAACCATGACAGATGGAAAGAGTTTATTTTATTGTGGGGGTCTGTTATGGCTGGTTTGATTGGAGTATTAAACGCTCGCACAATTGCTAGTTGGCTCTACTAA
- a CDS encoding c-type cytochrome, whose protein sequence is MKKVVLALSVLFAGNVLMAKSGAELAKGCIGCHGAKFEKKAMGKSKVVNSMTEKEIEEELIAFKEGKKKSPVMEMQAKKLSAEDIKVLAKYIPTLKK, encoded by the coding sequence ATGAAAAAGGTTGTTTTGGCTTTAAGCGTTCTTTTTGCAGGTAATGTTTTAATGGCAAAAAGTGGTGCAGAGTTAGCTAAGGGTTGTATTGGTTGCCATGGGGCTAAGTTTGAAAAGAAAGCTATGGGTAAAAGCAAAGTAGTTAATTCAATGACTGAAAAAGAAATTGAAGAAGAGCTTATAGCTTTCAAAGAAGGCAAGAAGAAAAGTCCTGTAATGGAAATGCAAGCTAAGAAACTCAGTGCAGAAGACATCAAGGTTCTAGCTAAATACATTCCTACTCTTAAGAAGTAA
- a CDS encoding uroporphyrinogen-III synthase, with amino-acid sequence MREIVWVHSKEVTPYKTLILNEFCYYNLELNPKAFNALIFTSKNAVFSLLETLKNSPKLKTLQNIPSYALSEPSAKILQAHGFKVAFVGQKAHGKEFAKEIIPLLKDKKVLYPRAKEIVSHLDTILLEQGINLTQAIVYENKLKNLSLSEKNALKPKENSILIFTAISHAKAFLHYFEFLENYTAISIGNTTREFLLEQGITSYIAKKPSLEACLDLALSLKVKEY; translated from the coding sequence ATGAGAGAGATTGTTTGGGTGCATTCTAAAGAGGTTACGCCCTATAAAACTCTCATTCTCAATGAGTTTTGCTACTACAATTTAGAATTAAACCCAAAGGCTTTTAATGCTTTAATATTCACTTCCAAAAATGCGGTATTTTCATTGCTAGAAACTTTAAAAAATAGCCCCAAACTCAAAACTTTACAAAATATTCCTAGCTATGCTTTGAGCGAACCTAGTGCTAAAATTTTACAAGCTCATGGTTTTAAGGTAGCGTTTGTAGGGCAAAAAGCCCATGGAAAAGAGTTTGCTAAAGAAATTATTCCTTTATTAAAAGATAAAAAAGTTTTGTATCCAAGAGCTAAAGAAATTGTCTCTCACTTAGATACCATACTTTTAGAGCAAGGCATAAATCTCACCCAAGCCATTGTTTATGAAAACAAGCTTAAAAATTTGAGCTTGAGTGAAAAGAACGCTCTAAAACCTAAAGAAAATAGCATTCTCATTTTTACAGCCATAAGCCATGCCAAAGCCTTTTTACACTATTTTGAATTTTTAGAAAATTACACCGCCATAAGTATCGGCAACACAACTAGAGAGTTTTTATTAGAACAAGGTATTACAAGCTATATTGCCAAAAAACCTTCACTAGAAGCGTGTTTAGACCTAGCTTTAAGCTTGAAAGTTAAGGAATATTAA
- a CDS encoding type IV secretion system protein, with amino-acid sequence MQQSMNKWGTYGVDVAKPLRLEEEPNTPINTPFYSHINSSTQDNREPLTKNIKSNSSDNSQEYNNSIDNNSLFNNAINNNEDYSIDNDNETPKEETTTDKEILEQEKQNLIQKALSKVILNKKVKQTFETPMIFESVRDANTILKVERKIGDYLILIASFFFLTTLTLIILIIFLLPLKEKDPYLVTFANSTENFALIQKANSSITANKALVRQLLGAYILNRELINRIDDKERQEIVREQSSNEVWQTFENLVAHENSIYTNEKLTRNVKIVNIALIKKGYANADVEVTLYDTGIVKSIKRYRIIVGYTFEPIEIDFVSMPKNPTGFQVYGYSITEIAVIKELDKENQVENPNSNQSKINYKNNNETNQVNDYGYKQDKQGDSLEPNHSSIAPKTKTLEPNQNNVNNQKDLLKQESVNDPNLPKQEKSHSTPLSPNLSIQSNLPNPFKVVQ; translated from the coding sequence ATGCAACAGTCAATGAATAAATGGGGAACTTATGGCGTAGATGTTGCTAAACCCTTAAGACTTGAAGAAGAGCCTAACACACCCATAAACACACCATTTTATTCCCACATTAATAGTTCTACTCAAGACAATAGAGAGCCTTTGACTAAGAACATTAAAAGCAATTCTAGTGATAATAGCCAAGAATATAATAATTCTATTGATAACAATTCACTATTTAATAATGCTATTAACAATAATGAAGACTATTCTATAGACAATGATAATGAAACACCAAAGGAAGAAACTACAACAGATAAAGAAATTTTAGAACAAGAAAAACAAAACTTAATACAAAAAGCCCTTTCAAAGGTCATCTTAAATAAAAAAGTCAAACAAACTTTTGAAACCCCTATGATTTTTGAAAGCGTAAGGGATGCCAACACGATTTTAAAAGTAGAGAGAAAGATAGGCGATTATTTGATTTTGATTGCCTCCTTTTTCTTTTTAACCACGCTAACTCTTATTATTCTAATTATTTTCTTATTGCCACTAAAAGAAAAAGACCCCTATTTAGTTACCTTTGCTAACTCAACTGAGAATTTTGCTCTTATCCAAAAAGCAAATTCCTCTATCACTGCCAACAAGGCATTGGTGAGGCAACTTTTAGGGGCTTATATTTTAAATAGAGAGCTTATCAATAGGATTGATGATAAAGAACGCCAAGAGATAGTAAGGGAGCAAAGCTCTAATGAGGTGTGGCAAACTTTTGAAAATTTAGTCGCCCATGAAAATAGTATCTATACGAATGAAAAATTAACTAGAAATGTCAAAATTGTTAATATTGCCCTAATTAAAAAGGGCTACGCCAATGCTGATGTAGAAGTTACGCTTTATGATACAGGTATTGTTAAAAGCATTAAACGCTATAGAATAATTGTGGGTTATACTTTTGAGCCTATTGAAATTGACTTTGTCTCTATGCCTAAAAACCCTACAGGCTTTCAAGTTTATGGATATAGTATCACTGAAATTGCAGTGATAAAAGAGCTAGACAAAGAAAATCAAGTTGAAAACCCCAACTCAAATCAATCTAAAATCAATTATAAAAATAACAACGAAACAAACCAAGTCAATGATTATGGATATAAACAAGATAAGCAAGGCGATAGCTTAGAACCTAATCATTCTTCAATTGCACCAAAAACAAAAACCCTTGAACCCAATCAAAACAATGTGAATAATCAAAAAGATTTGTTAAAACAAGAAAGCGTGAATGACCCTAATTTACCTAAACAAGAAAAATCTCATTCTACACCCTTATCGCCAAATCTATCTATTCAATCCAATTTACCAAATCCTTTTAAGGTGGTTCAATAA
- a CDS encoding aspartate kinase → MLIVQKYGGTSMGSAERIHNVAQRVLESVELGHQVVVVVSAMSGETDRLLEFCKNFSHNPNKREMDRIVSTGEIISSAALSMVLERYGHKAISLNGKEAGILTSSHFQSASIQSINSKRIAELLERNYIVVVAGFQGSDIEGEVTTLGRGGSDLSAVALAGALKADLCEIYTDVDGVYTTDPRIEKKAQKIAQISYDEMLELASMGAKVLLNRSVELAKKLNVKLVTRSSFNHSEGTLIVAEKDFKGEPMEAPVVSGIALDKNQARVSMEGVDDRPGIAAEIFSALAEYRINVDMIVQTIGRDGKTDLDFTIVKTQIEETKHALKPFLAQIDSIDYDENIAKVSVVGVGMKSHSGVASTAFKALAQDNINIMMISTSEIKISVLIDIKYAELAVRTLHSVYELDK, encoded by the coding sequence GTGTTAATCGTTCAAAAATACGGCGGCACGAGCATGGGTAGTGCAGAAAGAATCCATAATGTCGCTCAAAGGGTTTTAGAAAGCGTTGAGCTAGGGCATCAGGTTGTGGTGGTAGTCTCTGCTATGAGTGGCGAAACGGACAGACTTTTAGAATTTTGTAAAAATTTTAGCCATAACCCTAACAAACGAGAAATGGATAGAATCGTAAGCACTGGAGAAATTATCTCAAGTGCGGCTTTAAGCATGGTTTTAGAGAGATACGGGCATAAGGCGATTTCACTCAATGGCAAGGAAGCAGGTATTTTGACAAGCTCGCATTTTCAAAGCGCTTCCATTCAATCCATTAATAGCAAACGCATCGCTGAACTTTTAGAAAGAAACTACATTGTTGTTGTCGCTGGGTTTCAAGGCTCTGATATTGAAGGCGAAGTAACGACTTTGGGGCGTGGGGGGAGCGATTTGAGTGCGGTCGCACTAGCTGGGGCTTTAAAAGCAGATTTGTGTGAAATCTATACTGATGTAGATGGTGTATATACCACTGACCCTAGAATTGAAAAAAAAGCTCAAAAAATTGCTCAAATCAGTTATGATGAAATGCTTGAACTTGCTTCTATGGGGGCTAAAGTTCTGTTAAATCGCTCTGTGGAATTAGCCAAGAAACTCAATGTTAAACTAGTTACTCGTAGTTCGTTTAACCACAGCGAAGGCACGCTCATTGTAGCTGAAAAAGACTTTAAAGGAGAACCTATGGAAGCCCCTGTAGTAAGTGGGATTGCATTAGATAAGAATCAAGCTCGTGTGAGCATGGAAGGCGTAGATGACAGACCAGGCATTGCAGCCGAAATCTTTAGCGCTTTGGCTGAGTATCGCATTAATGTGGATATGATAGTCCAAACTATCGGAAGAGATGGCAAAACCGATTTAGACTTCACCATTGTTAAAACTCAAATAGAAGAAACTAAGCATGCCTTAAAACCTTTCTTAGCACAAATTGATTCTATTGATTATGATGAGAATATCGCTAAGGTTTCAGTAGTGGGTGTGGGCATGAAATCGCATTCTGGGGTAGCAAGCACCGCTTTTAAAGCCCTAGCACAAGACAATATCAATATTATGATGATTTCTACAAGTGAAATTAAGATTTCTGTATTAATTGATATTAAATACGCTGAATTAGCCGTTAGAACTTTACATTCTGTGTATGAATTAGACAAATGA